TGGGCTTCGGGAAGTAATAATCTATCCTGATTTCATTCTGCCAATACTTTCAATCACTTCACCTACGAGTGGCTCTGAATTAACTTCATCAAATGTTACAGTTATGTGGACCGGTTCAGACGCTCATTCGGGAATAGACCATTACGAGATAAGGTTGGATGAAGGTTCATGGATCAATGTTTTAACTTCCAATAACCATAACTTTTCAGGAGTAAGTAATGGAAGTCATACAATTTATGTAAAGGCCATAGATGGAGCAGGCAATTCAAATGAAGCCAGTGTTAACTTCACTGTAAATACAGGAATAATATTAGGACTTGACCTGACCACCATAGTCATAATACTTGCTCTAATCATTATATTTCTATTTGTAGTCATTTATCGTGACATATCTTCTCATTCAGGTAAAGAGATCTCAGATGAGTTGAGATTTAAGCTAAGAAAGATCTCAAGAAATATCATTTATAAATAATATTTTAATAGAAATGAAATATTATTATTGAAAATAGTCAAAGGCCTTTCTAACGATGTCCTCTTTTTGCTTCATTTGCTCTTGATATTCTTTTGTTGCTTCATAAAAAATTTGAGTAAGTGTTGCGTCATGTTCTGATACTAACTTCTCAAGAGTCTGCAGATATATATCCAAATCGTCTATAAAATTATGTATATATCTTATCATATTGATCCAGAATTTTTTCAATAAAATATCTTTTGAGTTATGTAAGAAATTAAGAATTTTATATTCCGCTCCTAAATACTCTAATCTTGATTTTATCATCTTCTCTTTTAGTTGAGGAATGATCATTTTTAATGTCTTACTTTCAGGACTTTCGGACATCATAATAAAAATTACATTGGACTTTATAAGTTTAAGTAGCTAAATCTACTTTCAGATACGAAAGAACGAAATGTAAATTATTAAAAAAATGAAAAATGAATGCTAATTGTAGGTAAAAATATCGATATTTAAGGAAGCAAAGATGATTTATAAAAAATATTCTGTATACTAGCTGACAAATCTCTGCAAGCTTTTACGATGGTTTCTAATCGTAACTTCCGTTATACCAGCTGCGTTAGCGATCGTCTTCTGAGTTATTGGCTCACCTTCGGTAACACAAGCAATATACAACGCTGTTGCTGCCAATCCCATAGGGTCCTTTCCCGCTGAGATCCCAGCTTTTTTTACCTTTTCAAGAATTCTCAAGGCTTTTCTACTGATCTTTTCAGGGATTCCGGATCTGCTGGATATCTTTGAAATATTTTTAACTGGGTTCAAAACAGGCATCTTCAAGTTCAGTTCCCTAACGATGAGTCTATAACTTTTATAGGCATTCTTCCTCTTTACCCCACTAGCTTCAACTATATCCTTCAGGGTTCGGGGTGTATCAGTCTCTCTACATGCTGCATAAAGTGATGCAGTTATAATGTCTGAGATTGAACGACCTTTTACAAGATCTTTCTTGAGAGCCTTTCTGTAAATATGGGCTGACCTCTCAATAACACTGCTACTCACTTTCAGCTTGTCGGCTAATCTATCAAGTTCACTAAAAGCTCTTAAAAGGTTGTTATGATGATGAACTTGTGTTTGACTTCTCCTATTCCACATCTGCATCCTTTGAATCCTTTTTCTTTCTGAAGATTTTAATGGTCTACCAGAAGCATCCTTAAATCGTTTACCAGCTCCTACTTTAGTAGCAAGATTTTGATCATGAATAGCTAAAGACGAGGGAATGCCAACCCTAGCTTTTTCCTCCCTCTCCTCTTTCGTATATGCCCGCCATTCTGGGCGATAATTGATCTCATTCTCTTTGATGATATAACCACAATTGCTACAAAGAAGTTCCCCGTGTATGTTGTCCACTATCAAAAGCCCCTTTCCGCATTGTGGGCAATTTTTTGGATACTCCTCTAAACTAGAGAGATGTTGATAAGTCATAACAACCAAAAACCTGATTTATTCTTAAAATTTATATATGATGTATATATACTTATACATTTAAGTTCTAATATATAAATGTTAGGTTTTAACATAATAGGATGTTTTATTTATACGCCTAATCCATTTTATATATCATTAATATGCAAATATGTTCTGGAGGGTACGACCTAGAGCAGATAGATATCGCACCTACAATTGCTAGAATATTCAGCTTGCCTTTTCAGGCTGATGGGAAGCCTTTCAAGGAAATTGTAGAGTATGGAAAAGGTTGTTGTAGTATAATATTACTAATTATAGACAGCTTTGGATACTTATCATATCTCAGAGCAAGAAGACACTTTCAAAAAATCAGTAAAATGAGCTTTGCTGGAAGACTTCTCAGGTGTAGATCGATTTCTAATGTAACTACACCTGCCATTGCTTCAATTCTTTGTGGAAGAAGGCCTGAAACCCATAAAATATATCGTACAGGGGATGTTTATAAGAGTAAAATAAAATCTATATTAGAAAAAGCATCAGAACATGACATCAAATCTGCTATTGTTATGGAAAGGAAGGGTGCATTTACTTTCAAGGGACTAATCGACATAATAAAACCTATAATTGATAGAAAAGATATAATTGAATTCGATAGGATCGTCAAAGAAGCTACTATCGATGTAATAAGAGAAGACTGCCAGTTGATAATCTCACATTTAAGGACTATCGATAAACTAGGTTATTCATTAAATGCAATCAGATATACAGATGATAACGTCTTTGATATTTCCGAGGCTTGTATAAATGATAGTTTTATCATGATCTGTGGTGACCACCCCCCTCATCTATCAAATGAGTATTCAGTACCTCTAATAGTTTATTTTAAATTCAAATCTAAAAATTAATCCTCTTCTTCTTTGCCCTCAACCTTTCTCCCTTCCACAAGTAACTCCGGAAATTCTCTCAACTTTTCAGCCATAGTTTTTAGACGTCTGTCCACCCTATGATTTACACTTCCTTCTTCAAAGGTTCCATCTGATCGTTTTACCCCTGCTTTAACATCCGTAAGTACCTCAATACCTTGATCTATGGTCTCTACAGGATATATGTGGAACTTTTCTTCTCTTACAGCCTCTACAACTTCTTCCTTTAACATCAGATTCTGTACATTGCTTTCTGGAATGATTACTCCTTGTTCTCCGTTGAAGCCTTTAGCTTTACACACTTCAAAGAATCCTTCGATCTTCTCATTCACACCGCCGATAGCTTGAACCTCCCCTTTCTGGTTCACAGAGCCGGTTACAGCAATACTTTGCTTGATAGGGAGACCTGAAAGGATAGAGAGTAGTGCGTATAATTCTGTGCTTGAAGCACTGTCACCCTCTACCATACCATAGCTCTGTTCGAAGACGAGGCGTGCTGAAAGGCTGAGAGGTTTGTCTTGGGCATACTTTTCTGCAAGGTAGCCGCTGAGGATCATGACTCCTTTAGTATGGATTCGTCCTCCAAGTTTCGCCTCTCTCTCTATATCGATAAGGCCCTCTCGACCCAAACCTATACTTGCTGTCACCCTTGAGGGCCTACCGAAGGCAAAGTCTCCTAAACCTATAACCGATAGTCCGTTCACCTGTCCAACAGCTTCTCCATCAGTATCGATTAGGAGGACATTTCTTTTTATCATCTCTTGGATCTTCTCTTGAATTAGGTTAGAGCGATAAACCTTCTCGTCGATGGCCTTTTTAATATGTTCAGCAGTTACATACTTTGAATTCGATTGAGTGGCGTAAAAGTTAGCTTCCCTAATGATGTCTGCAATTTCACCAAATCTTGTAGAAAGCTTCTTTTGGTCTTCTGCAATTCTCGACCCATACTCGACAACTTTGGCCACCCCTGATGCATCAAAATTTTTCAATCCTTCCTTTCTCGAGATGGTACATACAAAAGCTGCATACTTTTTTACATTCTCATCTGTTCGATCCATTGTGGTGTTAAAATCTGCCTTGACCTTAAAGAGCTCTTTAAAGTCCTTATCTAAGAGATATAATTGATGGTAAAGGAAGGCGGTTCCAATAAGGACCACTTTTACATCTAAGGGTATTGGTTCAGGCCTTAATCCCTTTGTAGTAATATAACCTAAGCGTTCCCCTGCTTCCTCAATCGTGATGCATTCATTCATCAGAGCTCTCTTCAAGGAGTCGTATGAGAAGATATTACTAAGGACTTCTTCAGCTGGAATTACCAGATACCCACCGTTGGCTTTATGTAAGGATCCTCCACGAACCATAGTAAAATCAGTTGTAAGTACGCCAAACTGAGCCTCCTTTTCTATCCTCCCAAAAAGGTTTTGATGGGTAGGGTTTAGCTCCATGACTACAGGAGCACCTTTAAGATTAGAGTTATCTGTAATGACATTAACTTCGTATTTTTTAAAAGGAACATCTTTCATCCAAGGAATTGGGAAAGGGAACGAAGGAGGAGCCTTTGGTTCTGTAATAAAGATAGTTAGGTTTTCCAGTAAATCATTTTTCAATTCTTCAAGATAGGTTTTAACTTCCGAGAACTTCTGATATTTATCCATAAGATCGTCAATCATATGACCGATAGTGTAAATGGCGACTTCTCGGTTTAGTTTTTGGATTTCTTCGTTAATTTTCCTCTCTAACCCTCTAAGCCTTCTGAAAGCACTTCTTAATTCTCCCTTCAATTTTTCCATCTTTTTTTGGATCTTATCTCTCATTTCAGGAGAGAGGGTCATGATATCCTTGTCGCTCAGCAGTTTACCCTCTAATACTGGGATAGTAACCACTCCGATAGGTGTACTTCGTAAAACGAAACCTTCCTTCTGAGCTCTTTCGTTTAGTTGAGCGAGAAGTACTTTCCTCTCTTCTTCAATATCTCGAATTACATTTTCTTTTTTTGTAGCATAATCCTCACTTTCAAAAGCCTTGGGTAAGACGCTCCGAGCTTCATCGATGAAATTTTTCATATCTTTCTGAAAGTCTTTTCCTCGACCAGATGGGAGTTTTATCGCCCTAGGTACAAAAGTGTTGTTAAAGTTATTCACATAGCACCAGTCTGGAGGGACAGGTTTACCTGTAGCCAATTCTTCTAAAAAATCTTTTACAGCCGTCTTTCTACCCGAACCAGGAAAACCAGCTGCATATATATTGAAGCCACGTTCTTTGATATCTAAACCGAACTTAAGGGCTTTTACTGCTCTCTCTTGACCAATGATCTCTTTAAGAGGTTCTATCTCTTCAGTACTTTCACAACCCATCAATTTAGGATCATATTCTACTCTGATCCTTTCGACAGGCAATTCATTCAATACATCAACACTCTCTTAAGATACTAAAGTGAACAGTATTTTATAACACTTTATTAATTTTCGAATACCAACCGAAAGAGACAGATAAACATTTTTAATTAGTAATATTTGGATTGATCAAATAATTTGAAAAGCTTTGTGAACTTTCATTTAAAGGAATTTTTAGCCCCTACAAATATAGGAGTAAACATAGCCTAAGTCATCTAAAAAAATTGGAGTTAACATGCCTATAGTCTCAATTTTACAAGGTATGGAGCCTTTAGACATAACTTTGAAGGCCCTTAACTTGATCATGACAGACTTCTCATTTTCTTCAAATGATAAAGTGTTGATCAAGCCGAATTATGTTGCAGCCAAAGAACCAAAAACCGGGGTTACAACAGACATCAGAATCATAAAAGGTGTTATTAAATTTTTTAAAGATCGAGGAGTCAAGACGATTAAAATTGCTGAAGGTAGTGGCTTCTCAGATACAGTTAAAGCCTTTAGACTTGTTGGGATCGACCACGTGGCAAATCATCATCAAGTTGACTTAGTCGATCTCAACAAGGATGAATTTGTCGAGGTTAAGATAAAGAATGCAATCAAACTTAAGAAGGTTAGAGTTGCAAGAACAGTTCTAGAGAGTAACTTCATCGTCAGTATTCCTAAGCTCAAGATCCATAACTTGACAAAGGTTTCATTAAGCTTAAAGAATATGATTGGGGTCATTTCTCCGAAGGCTATTATGCATTCATCTTTAGAAGAGAAGATTGTAGACCTTTTATCTATTGTGAGACCTCATCTAGCTTTGATCGATGGATCAATTGGATGTGTAGGTGGAGAGTTAGGTGGATCCCCAGTTCAAATGAATTTAGTAATTGCTGGCACAGATCCTGTTGCCGTAGATGCTATTGGAACTGCGGTTATGGGTATAGATCCCAGTAAAGTCAAGCATATTCAATTGGCTGAAGAGTTAGGGCTTGGTGTTGGAAACCTAAAGAAGATTAAAATTGTTGGAGAACCGATCGGGAAGGTTAAAAAGATTTTCGTAAATTTATGGATCGTACCTAGACTCGCAAGATTCCTCGAAGTTTCTCGAATCTTAAAAGCATTACTACTTACAGATTTCGGGCGAAAGTTAATTTTATTTTCATATCCCCGTATATGTGAGACAGAACTGTATATCAAAACATGTTTAAAACGTATAAAAGAACTGTTAAAAAATATATAATTTTGAAATATATAGAAGAATGCTTATCCAATATCATAAGGTCATTCAAAAAATGGATTCAAAATATTTCAAAAAACTTGGTCGACGAGTACCTATTCTTGGCATGGGGACATGGGGGATTGGCGGCGGCATGAATACAGACAAGAGTTATGATAAAATATGGGTTTCCGCTTTAAAAAAAGGATTGGAGCTTGGATTAACTTTACTAGATACCGCTGAGATTTATGGAGCCGGTCATAGTGAGGAACTTATAGGAGAGGCGATTAGTGGCTTTCCAAGAGAGGAGATTTTTCTAGTCTCTAAGGTATGGCCGAGTCATGCTGGGAGGGAGGATATTGTAAAGGCTGCTAAAGCCAGTTGTAGACGTCTAGGCACGTATATCGACCTATATCTGCTCCACTGGCCGACGCCCGATATACCGCTAAGTGAAATAATGGAAGGCATGGAAAAAATTTTGGAGATAGGATTGATAAGACATATAGGGGTTAGTAATTTTGAAGTAAATCAAATAGAGGAAGCGAAATACTGTCTTAGTAAATTCGATCTAGTCGCTGTACAAAATAAGTGTAGCCTAATTCATAGAAGATATGAGCAGGACGTCATACCTTATACGGAAAAGGAAGACATGATGTTTATGGCCCATACTCCTCTTGGAAAGGGTACCCTAGCTAAAAATGTTCATCTGGCAAGAATAGGTTTAAAATATAGAAAAACAGCAGCTCAAGTTGCCTTAAACTGGCTCATGTATATGAAACCGGTTATCCCAATACCTAAAGCCGTCCAAATCAAACATATTGAAGAAGATTCCGGGGCAATATGTTGGAGTCTGGATAGAAGGGATTGGGAGTCTATCAGCAAAATATTTCCCCTTAATATTGGCTAGGATTAATATCAAGTAATCTTAAAGTTTATTTTTGATTGATGTATATTCTAATCCAAGGTTGAATAAAACAGAATACACAATCGATACCGAGTTTTCCATAGGAAACCTGAGTTATCTTCCAGAATATATAAGGCAGTATTACTTGATTCGACATGAAAAATACCGAACCTTCAGAAATATACGCATTGTGAGCGAAAACGAAAAAAAATATCTTTATTATAGAGTCATACTACCCAAAATA
This genomic interval from Candidatus Methylarchaceae archaeon HK02M2 contains the following:
- the tfb gene encoding transcription initiation factor IIB (stabilizes TBP binding to an archaeal box-A promoter; responsible for recruiting RNA polymerase II to the pre-initiation complex), whose translation is MTYQHLSSLEEYPKNCPQCGKGLLIVDNIHGELLCSNCGYIIKENEINYRPEWRAYTKEEREEKARVGIPSSLAIHDQNLATKVGAGKRFKDASGRPLKSSERKRIQRMQMWNRRSQTQVHHHNNLLRAFSELDRLADKLKVSSSVIERSAHIYRKALKKDLVKGRSISDIITASLYAACRETDTPRTLKDIVEASGVKRKNAYKSYRLIVRELNLKMPVLNPVKNISKISSRSGIPEKISRKALRILEKVKKAGISAGKDPMGLAATALYIACVTEGEPITQKTIANAAGITEVTIRNHRKSLQRFVS
- a CDS encoding AAA family ATPase: MPVERIRVEYDPKLMGCESTEEIEPLKEIIGQERAVKALKFGLDIKERGFNIYAAGFPGSGRKTAVKDFLEELATGKPVPPDWCYVNNFNNTFVPRAIKLPSGRGKDFQKDMKNFIDEARSVLPKAFESEDYATKKENVIRDIEEERKVLLAQLNERAQKEGFVLRSTPIGVVTIPVLEGKLLSDKDIMTLSPEMRDKIQKKMEKLKGELRSAFRRLRGLERKINEEIQKLNREVAIYTIGHMIDDLMDKYQKFSEVKTYLEELKNDLLENLTIFITEPKAPPSFPFPIPWMKDVPFKKYEVNVITDNSNLKGAPVVMELNPTHQNLFGRIEKEAQFGVLTTDFTMVRGGSLHKANGGYLVIPAEEVLSNIFSYDSLKRALMNECITIEEAGERLGYITTKGLRPEPIPLDVKVVLIGTAFLYHQLYLLDKDFKELFKVKADFNTTMDRTDENVKKYAAFVCTISRKEGLKNFDASGVAKVVEYGSRIAEDQKKLSTRFGEIADIIREANFYATQSNSKYVTAEHIKKAIDEKVYRSNLIQEKIQEMIKRNVLLIDTDGEAVGQVNGLSVIGLGDFAFGRPSRVTASIGLGREGLIDIEREAKLGGRIHTKGVMILSGYLAEKYAQDKPLSLSARLVFEQSYGMVEGDSASSTELYALLSILSGLPIKQSIAVTGSVNQKGEVQAIGGVNEKIEGFFEVCKAKGFNGEQGVIIPESNVQNLMLKEEVVEAVREEKFHIYPVETIDQGIEVLTDVKAGVKRSDGTFEEGSVNHRVDRRLKTMAEKLREFPELLVEGRKVEGKEEED
- a CDS encoding DUF362 domain-containing protein, which encodes MPIVSILQGMEPLDITLKALNLIMTDFSFSSNDKVLIKPNYVAAKEPKTGVTTDIRIIKGVIKFFKDRGVKTIKIAEGSGFSDTVKAFRLVGIDHVANHHQVDLVDLNKDEFVEVKIKNAIKLKKVRVARTVLESNFIVSIPKLKIHNLTKVSLSLKNMIGVISPKAIMHSSLEEKIVDLLSIVRPHLALIDGSIGCVGGELGGSPVQMNLVIAGTDPVAVDAIGTAVMGIDPSKVKHIQLAEELGLGVGNLKKIKIVGEPIGKVKKIFVNLWIVPRLARFLEVSRILKALLLTDFGRKLILFSYPRICETELYIKTCLKRIKELLKNI
- a CDS encoding aldo/keto reductase; translated protein: MDSKYFKKLGRRVPILGMGTWGIGGGMNTDKSYDKIWVSALKKGLELGLTLLDTAEIYGAGHSEELIGEAISGFPREEIFLVSKVWPSHAGREDIVKAAKASCRRLGTYIDLYLLHWPTPDIPLSEIMEGMEKILEIGLIRHIGVSNFEVNQIEEAKYCLSKFDLVAVQNKCSLIHRRYEQDVIPYTEKEDMMFMAHTPLGKGTLAKNVHLARIGLKYRKTAAQVALNWLMYMKPVIPIPKAVQIKHIEEDSGAICWSLDRRDWESISKIFPLNIG